The Triticum aestivum cultivar Chinese Spring chromosome 3A, IWGSC CS RefSeq v2.1, whole genome shotgun sequence genome includes a region encoding these proteins:
- the LOC123061099 gene encoding protein argonaute 4A isoform X1, which translates to MLSLYVYNWGILLGILHLCSHGGKGKYVFFLCLVPFSLEFFCLSANLSCIPTLYHCQMAYLTCLCAADQFSGSAPRDHCWFAEMESHGEDLPPPPPLPPNAEPIKAESADDLPPPPPLLPIKPEEAKKISKPKRALIARPGFGKRGNPIQLVTNHFKVSLKTTDEFFHHYYVNLKYEDDRPVDGKGVGRKVIDKLAQTYPSELAHKDFAYDGEKSLFTIGALPQINNEFVVVLEDVSSGKTPANGSPGNDSPDKKRVKRPYQTKTFKVELSFAARIPMSAIAMALKGQESEHTQEAIRVIDIILRQHSAKQGCLLVRQSFFHNNPSNFVDLGGGVMGCRGFHSSFRATQSGLSLNIDVSTTMIVKPGPVVDFLLANQKVDHPNKIDWAKAKRALKNLRIKTSPANTEYKIVGLSERNCYEQMFSLKQRNGGNGDPEAIEISVYDYFVKNRGIELRYSGDFPCINVGKPRRPTYFPIELCQLVPLQRYTKSLSTLQRSSLVEKSRQKPQERMSVLSDVLKRSSYDTEPMLKACGISIAQGFTQVAGRVLQAPKLKAGNGEDIFTRNGRWNFNNKRLARACVVDRWAVVNFSARCNTMNLVNDLIKCGGMKGITVEKPHIVIEENGSMRRAPAPKRVEDMFEQVKSKLPGAPKFLLCILAERKNSDVYGPWKRKCLADFGIVTQCVAPTRVNDQYLTNVLLKINAKLGGMNSLLQIEMSPSIPLVSKVPTLILGMDVSHGSPGQSDIPSIAAVVGSREWPLVSKYRASVRSQSPKLEMIDSLFKPQGTDDDGLVRECLIDFYTSSGKRKPDQIIIFRDGVSESQFNQVLNIELDQIIEACKFLDENWNPKFTLIVAQKNHHTKFFIPGSPDNVPPGTVVDNAVCHPRNYDFYMCAHAGMIGTTRPTHYHILHDEIHFAADDLQDLVHSLSYVYQRSTTAISVVSPICYAHLAAAQVAQFIKFDEMSETSSSQGGGHTSAGSAPVQELPRLHEKVRSSMFFC; encoded by the exons ATGCTTTCTTTATATGTTTATAATTGGGGCATTTTGCTTGGAATTTTGCATCTCTGTTCCCATGGAGGCAAGGGGAAATATGTCTTCTTTTTGTGCCTTGTGCCTTTCTCTCTGGAATTTTTTTGTCTTTCTGCCAATCTCTCATGTATTCCTACACTTTATCACTGTCAGATGGCTTACTTAACTTGTTTGTGTGCAGCAGATCAGTTCAGCGGTTCGGCTCCTCGGGACCATTGTTGGTTCGCTGAA ATGGAGTCACACGGAGAGgacctgccaccaccaccaccactcccgCCAAATGCAGAGCCGATAAAAGCTGAGTCGGCTGATGacttgccaccaccaccacccctgcTGCCTATCAAAcctgaagaagcaaagaagatctcaaagccTAAGAGGGCCCTGATCGCTCGTCCTGGTTTTGGCAAGAGGGGAAATCCTATACAGCTTGTGACAAATCATTTCAAAGTCTCGTTGAAGACGACAGACGAGTTCTTCCATCATTACTAT GTAAATCTGAAGTATGAAGATGACAGGCCTGTTGATGGAAAAGGTGTTGGTAGAAAAGTCATTGATAAGCTTGCTCAGACTTATCCATCGGAACTAGCCCATAAAGACTTTGCCTATGATGGTGAAAAGAGTCTTTTTACCATTGGTGCCCTCCCACAAATTAACAATGAGTTTGTTGTGGTTCTTGAAGATGTTTCCAGTGGAAA GACTCCTGCAAATGGCAGCCCTGGAAACGACAGTCCAGACAAGAAGAGAGTGAAAAGGCCATATCAAACTAAAACCTTCAAGGTGGAGTTGAGCTTTGCTGCTAGAATCCCCATGAGTGCTATTGCAATGGCACTCAAAGGCCAGGAATCAGAGCACACGCAAGAAGCCATTCGGGTTATTGATATCATATTAAGACAGCACTCTGCCAAACA GGGCTGCCTGTTAGTCCGCCAGTCATTTTTTCACAACAATCCTTCAAACTTTGTGGACTTGGGTGGGGGTGTGATGGGCTGCCGAGGTTTCCACTCAAGCTTTCGAGCCACACAGAGCGGGCTTTCTCTTAATATTG ATGTTTCTACAACAATGATTGTGAAACCTGGCCCTGTTGTCGATTTTCTGCTGGCCAACCAGAAGGTTGACCACCCTAATAAAATTGATTGGGCTAAG GCCAAGCGTGCACTTAAGAATTTAAGGATAAAAACAAGCCCAGCAAATACAGAATACAAGATTGTTGGTTTGAGTGAGAGGAATTGTTATGAACAAAT GTTTTCCCTCAAGCAAAGGAATGGTGGGAATGGTGACCCTGAAGCAATAGAAATATCTGTTTATGATTACTTTGTGAAGAACCGTGGCATTGAGCTGAGGTACTCTGGTGATTTCCCTTGTATAAATGTTGGGAAACCTAGGCGGCCAACATATTTTCCCATTGAG CTCTGCCAGCTGGTCCCTTTACAAAGGTATACCAAATCTTTGAGTACCCTACAAAGATCATCTCTTGTTGAGAAGTCCAGGCAGAAGCCTCAAGAGAGGATGTCAGTTTTGTCTGAT GTACTGAAACGCAGCAGCTATGATACAGAACCCATGTTGAAGGCATGTGGAATTTCGATAGCTCAGGGCTTTACACAGGTGGCTGGTAGGGTACTGCAGGCCCCCAAG CTCAAAGCTGGAAATGGTGAAGATATTTTCACAAGGAATGGACGTTGGAATTTCAACAACAAG AGGCTTGCTAGAGCTTGTGTGGTGGACAGATGGGCAGTTGTAAACTTTTCGGCTAGGTGTAACACCATGAACCTtgtcaatgacctcatcaagtgtGGGGGCATGAAGGGCATT ACAGTAGAAAAACCTCATATTGTAATTGAAGAGAATGGTTCAATGAGACGTGCACCTGCTCCAAAAAGGGTTGAGGATATGTTTGAGCAAGTGAAGTCTAAGCTTCCTGGGGCTCCGAAGTTTCTCTTGTGTATTCTTGCTGAGAGGAAGAACTCAGATGTTTATG GTCCATGGAAGCGAAAATGCCTTGCTGACTTTGGGATTGTCACTCAATGTGTGGCCCCAACAAGGGTCAATGACCAATATCTGACAAATGTTCTGCTGAAGATCAATGCAAAA CTTGGTGGAATGAACTCACTACTACAAATTGAAATGTCCCCAAGTATACCTCTTGTATCAAAGGTCCCAACTCTCATCTTGGGAATGGATGTGTCCCATGGATCCCCTGGACAGTCTGATATACCGTCCATTGCAGCA GTTGTTGGTTCTCGGGAATGGCCTCTTGTCTCGAAATATAGGGCTTCAGTGCGCTCGCAGTCACCAAAGCTCGAAATGATAGATTCATTGTTCAAGCCACAAGGAACTGATGATGATGGCCTTGTTCG GGAGTGTCTCATTGACTTCTACACCAGTTCTGGAAAAAGGAAACCAGATCAGATCATCATCTTCAG GGATGGTGTTAGTGAGAGCCAGTTTAATCAGGTGCTGAACATTGAATTGGATCAAATAATTGAG GCCTGCAAGTTCTTGGATGAAAATTGGAACCCCAAGTTCACGCTGATTGTTGCCCAGAAAAATCACCACACCAAATTCTTCATACCTGGATCTCCTGACAATGTCCCTCCAG GCACTGTTGTAGATAATGCAGTCTGCCATCCAAGGAATTATGACTTCTACATGTGCGCTCATGCTGGAATGATT GGGACTACAAGGCCAACACACTACCATATCCTGCATGATGAGATACACTTTGCTGCGGATGACCTGCAGGATCTTGTGCACTCGCTCTCATATGTGTACCAAAGGAGCACGACAGCCATATCAGTTG TTTCTCCAATCTGCTATGCACATCT
- the LOC123061099 gene encoding protein argonaute 4A isoform X2, protein MESHGEDLPPPPPLPPNAEPIKAESADDLPPPPPLLPIKPEEAKKISKPKRALIARPGFGKRGNPIQLVTNHFKVSLKTTDEFFHHYYVCLYPCLLCCMPLSSFTLIVVEFLVLPSNVIPLLFNWMQVNLKYEDDRPVDGKGVGRKVIDKLAQTYPSELAHKDFAYDGEKSLFTIGALPQINNEFVVVLEDVSSGKTPANGSPGNDSPDKKRVKRPYQTKTFKVELSFAARIPMSAIAMALKGQESEHTQEAIRVIDIILRQHSAKQGCLLVRQSFFHNNPSNFVDLGGGVMGCRGFHSSFRATQSGLSLNIDVSTTMIVKPGPVVDFLLANQKVDHPNKIDWAKAKRALKNLRIKTSPANTEYKIVGLSERNCYEQMFSLKQRNGGNGDPEAIEISVYDYFVKNRGIELRYSGDFPCINVGKPRRPTYFPIELCQLVPLQRYTKSLSTLQRSSLVEKSRQKPQERMSVLSDVLKRSSYDTEPMLKACGISIAQGFTQVAGRVLQAPKLKAGNGEDIFTRNGRWNFNNKRLARACVVDRWAVVNFSARCNTMNLVNDLIKCGGMKGITVEKPHIVIEENGSMRRAPAPKRVEDMFEQVKSKLPGAPKFLLCILAERKNSDVYGPWKRKCLADFGIVTQCVAPTRVNDQYLTNVLLKINAKLGGMNSLLQIEMSPSIPLVSKVPTLILGMDVSHGSPGQSDIPSIAAVVGSREWPLVSKYRASVRSQSPKLEMIDSLFKPQGTDDDGLVRECLIDFYTSSGKRKPDQIIIFRDGVSESQFNQVLNIELDQIIEACKFLDENWNPKFTLIVAQKNHHTKFFIPGSPDNVPPGTVVDNAVCHPRNYDFYMCAHAGMIGTTRPTHYHILHDEIHFAADDLQDLVHSLSYVYQRSTTAISVVSPICYAHLAAAQVAQFIKFDEMSETSSSQGGGHTSAGSAPVQELPRLHEKVRSSMFFC, encoded by the exons ATGGAGTCACACGGAGAGgacctgccaccaccaccaccactcccgCCAAATGCAGAGCCGATAAAAGCTGAGTCGGCTGATGacttgccaccaccaccacccctgcTGCCTATCAAAcctgaagaagcaaagaagatctcaaagccTAAGAGGGCCCTGATCGCTCGTCCTGGTTTTGGCAAGAGGGGAAATCCTATACAGCTTGTGACAAATCATTTCAAAGTCTCGTTGAAGACGACAGACGAGTTCTTCCATCATTACTATGTATGCCTCTATCCTTGTTTACTTTGTTGTATGCCTCTATCCTCATTTACTTTGATTGTTGTTGAATTCCTTGTGCTACCATCTAATGTCATTCCTCTGTTGTTTAATTGGATGCAGGTAAATCTGAAGTATGAAGATGACAGGCCTGTTGATGGAAAAGGTGTTGGTAGAAAAGTCATTGATAAGCTTGCTCAGACTTATCCATCGGAACTAGCCCATAAAGACTTTGCCTATGATGGTGAAAAGAGTCTTTTTACCATTGGTGCCCTCCCACAAATTAACAATGAGTTTGTTGTGGTTCTTGAAGATGTTTCCAGTGGAAA GACTCCTGCAAATGGCAGCCCTGGAAACGACAGTCCAGACAAGAAGAGAGTGAAAAGGCCATATCAAACTAAAACCTTCAAGGTGGAGTTGAGCTTTGCTGCTAGAATCCCCATGAGTGCTATTGCAATGGCACTCAAAGGCCAGGAATCAGAGCACACGCAAGAAGCCATTCGGGTTATTGATATCATATTAAGACAGCACTCTGCCAAACA GGGCTGCCTGTTAGTCCGCCAGTCATTTTTTCACAACAATCCTTCAAACTTTGTGGACTTGGGTGGGGGTGTGATGGGCTGCCGAGGTTTCCACTCAAGCTTTCGAGCCACACAGAGCGGGCTTTCTCTTAATATTG ATGTTTCTACAACAATGATTGTGAAACCTGGCCCTGTTGTCGATTTTCTGCTGGCCAACCAGAAGGTTGACCACCCTAATAAAATTGATTGGGCTAAG GCCAAGCGTGCACTTAAGAATTTAAGGATAAAAACAAGCCCAGCAAATACAGAATACAAGATTGTTGGTTTGAGTGAGAGGAATTGTTATGAACAAAT GTTTTCCCTCAAGCAAAGGAATGGTGGGAATGGTGACCCTGAAGCAATAGAAATATCTGTTTATGATTACTTTGTGAAGAACCGTGGCATTGAGCTGAGGTACTCTGGTGATTTCCCTTGTATAAATGTTGGGAAACCTAGGCGGCCAACATATTTTCCCATTGAG CTCTGCCAGCTGGTCCCTTTACAAAGGTATACCAAATCTTTGAGTACCCTACAAAGATCATCTCTTGTTGAGAAGTCCAGGCAGAAGCCTCAAGAGAGGATGTCAGTTTTGTCTGAT GTACTGAAACGCAGCAGCTATGATACAGAACCCATGTTGAAGGCATGTGGAATTTCGATAGCTCAGGGCTTTACACAGGTGGCTGGTAGGGTACTGCAGGCCCCCAAG CTCAAAGCTGGAAATGGTGAAGATATTTTCACAAGGAATGGACGTTGGAATTTCAACAACAAG AGGCTTGCTAGAGCTTGTGTGGTGGACAGATGGGCAGTTGTAAACTTTTCGGCTAGGTGTAACACCATGAACCTtgtcaatgacctcatcaagtgtGGGGGCATGAAGGGCATT ACAGTAGAAAAACCTCATATTGTAATTGAAGAGAATGGTTCAATGAGACGTGCACCTGCTCCAAAAAGGGTTGAGGATATGTTTGAGCAAGTGAAGTCTAAGCTTCCTGGGGCTCCGAAGTTTCTCTTGTGTATTCTTGCTGAGAGGAAGAACTCAGATGTTTATG GTCCATGGAAGCGAAAATGCCTTGCTGACTTTGGGATTGTCACTCAATGTGTGGCCCCAACAAGGGTCAATGACCAATATCTGACAAATGTTCTGCTGAAGATCAATGCAAAA CTTGGTGGAATGAACTCACTACTACAAATTGAAATGTCCCCAAGTATACCTCTTGTATCAAAGGTCCCAACTCTCATCTTGGGAATGGATGTGTCCCATGGATCCCCTGGACAGTCTGATATACCGTCCATTGCAGCA GTTGTTGGTTCTCGGGAATGGCCTCTTGTCTCGAAATATAGGGCTTCAGTGCGCTCGCAGTCACCAAAGCTCGAAATGATAGATTCATTGTTCAAGCCACAAGGAACTGATGATGATGGCCTTGTTCG GGAGTGTCTCATTGACTTCTACACCAGTTCTGGAAAAAGGAAACCAGATCAGATCATCATCTTCAG GGATGGTGTTAGTGAGAGCCAGTTTAATCAGGTGCTGAACATTGAATTGGATCAAATAATTGAG GCCTGCAAGTTCTTGGATGAAAATTGGAACCCCAAGTTCACGCTGATTGTTGCCCAGAAAAATCACCACACCAAATTCTTCATACCTGGATCTCCTGACAATGTCCCTCCAG GCACTGTTGTAGATAATGCAGTCTGCCATCCAAGGAATTATGACTTCTACATGTGCGCTCATGCTGGAATGATT GGGACTACAAGGCCAACACACTACCATATCCTGCATGATGAGATACACTTTGCTGCGGATGACCTGCAGGATCTTGTGCACTCGCTCTCATATGTGTACCAAAGGAGCACGACAGCCATATCAGTTG TTTCTCCAATCTGCTATGCACATCT
- the LOC123061099 gene encoding protein argonaute 4A isoform X3, whose protein sequence is MESHGEDLPPPPPLPPNAEPIKAESADDLPPPPPLLPIKPEEAKKISKPKRALIARPGFGKRGNPIQLVTNHFKVSLKTTDEFFHHYYVNLKYEDDRPVDGKGVGRKVIDKLAQTYPSELAHKDFAYDGEKSLFTIGALPQINNEFVVVLEDVSSGKTPANGSPGNDSPDKKRVKRPYQTKTFKVELSFAARIPMSAIAMALKGQESEHTQEAIRVIDIILRQHSAKQGCLLVRQSFFHNNPSNFVDLGGGVMGCRGFHSSFRATQSGLSLNIDVSTTMIVKPGPVVDFLLANQKVDHPNKIDWAKAKRALKNLRIKTSPANTEYKIVGLSERNCYEQMFSLKQRNGGNGDPEAIEISVYDYFVKNRGIELRYSGDFPCINVGKPRRPTYFPIELCQLVPLQRYTKSLSTLQRSSLVEKSRQKPQERMSVLSDVLKRSSYDTEPMLKACGISIAQGFTQVAGRVLQAPKLKAGNGEDIFTRNGRWNFNNKRLARACVVDRWAVVNFSARCNTMNLVNDLIKCGGMKGITVEKPHIVIEENGSMRRAPAPKRVEDMFEQVKSKLPGAPKFLLCILAERKNSDVYGPWKRKCLADFGIVTQCVAPTRVNDQYLTNVLLKINAKLGGMNSLLQIEMSPSIPLVSKVPTLILGMDVSHGSPGQSDIPSIAAVVGSREWPLVSKYRASVRSQSPKLEMIDSLFKPQGTDDDGLVRECLIDFYTSSGKRKPDQIIIFRDGVSESQFNQVLNIELDQIIEACKFLDENWNPKFTLIVAQKNHHTKFFIPGSPDNVPPGTVVDNAVCHPRNYDFYMCAHAGMIGTTRPTHYHILHDEIHFAADDLQDLVHSLSYVYQRSTTAISVVSPICYAHLAAAQVAQFIKFDEMSETSSSQGGGHTSAGSAPVQELPRLHEKVRSSMFFC, encoded by the exons ATGGAGTCACACGGAGAGgacctgccaccaccaccaccactcccgCCAAATGCAGAGCCGATAAAAGCTGAGTCGGCTGATGacttgccaccaccaccacccctgcTGCCTATCAAAcctgaagaagcaaagaagatctcaaagccTAAGAGGGCCCTGATCGCTCGTCCTGGTTTTGGCAAGAGGGGAAATCCTATACAGCTTGTGACAAATCATTTCAAAGTCTCGTTGAAGACGACAGACGAGTTCTTCCATCATTACTAT GTAAATCTGAAGTATGAAGATGACAGGCCTGTTGATGGAAAAGGTGTTGGTAGAAAAGTCATTGATAAGCTTGCTCAGACTTATCCATCGGAACTAGCCCATAAAGACTTTGCCTATGATGGTGAAAAGAGTCTTTTTACCATTGGTGCCCTCCCACAAATTAACAATGAGTTTGTTGTGGTTCTTGAAGATGTTTCCAGTGGAAA GACTCCTGCAAATGGCAGCCCTGGAAACGACAGTCCAGACAAGAAGAGAGTGAAAAGGCCATATCAAACTAAAACCTTCAAGGTGGAGTTGAGCTTTGCTGCTAGAATCCCCATGAGTGCTATTGCAATGGCACTCAAAGGCCAGGAATCAGAGCACACGCAAGAAGCCATTCGGGTTATTGATATCATATTAAGACAGCACTCTGCCAAACA GGGCTGCCTGTTAGTCCGCCAGTCATTTTTTCACAACAATCCTTCAAACTTTGTGGACTTGGGTGGGGGTGTGATGGGCTGCCGAGGTTTCCACTCAAGCTTTCGAGCCACACAGAGCGGGCTTTCTCTTAATATTG ATGTTTCTACAACAATGATTGTGAAACCTGGCCCTGTTGTCGATTTTCTGCTGGCCAACCAGAAGGTTGACCACCCTAATAAAATTGATTGGGCTAAG GCCAAGCGTGCACTTAAGAATTTAAGGATAAAAACAAGCCCAGCAAATACAGAATACAAGATTGTTGGTTTGAGTGAGAGGAATTGTTATGAACAAAT GTTTTCCCTCAAGCAAAGGAATGGTGGGAATGGTGACCCTGAAGCAATAGAAATATCTGTTTATGATTACTTTGTGAAGAACCGTGGCATTGAGCTGAGGTACTCTGGTGATTTCCCTTGTATAAATGTTGGGAAACCTAGGCGGCCAACATATTTTCCCATTGAG CTCTGCCAGCTGGTCCCTTTACAAAGGTATACCAAATCTTTGAGTACCCTACAAAGATCATCTCTTGTTGAGAAGTCCAGGCAGAAGCCTCAAGAGAGGATGTCAGTTTTGTCTGAT GTACTGAAACGCAGCAGCTATGATACAGAACCCATGTTGAAGGCATGTGGAATTTCGATAGCTCAGGGCTTTACACAGGTGGCTGGTAGGGTACTGCAGGCCCCCAAG CTCAAAGCTGGAAATGGTGAAGATATTTTCACAAGGAATGGACGTTGGAATTTCAACAACAAG AGGCTTGCTAGAGCTTGTGTGGTGGACAGATGGGCAGTTGTAAACTTTTCGGCTAGGTGTAACACCATGAACCTtgtcaatgacctcatcaagtgtGGGGGCATGAAGGGCATT ACAGTAGAAAAACCTCATATTGTAATTGAAGAGAATGGTTCAATGAGACGTGCACCTGCTCCAAAAAGGGTTGAGGATATGTTTGAGCAAGTGAAGTCTAAGCTTCCTGGGGCTCCGAAGTTTCTCTTGTGTATTCTTGCTGAGAGGAAGAACTCAGATGTTTATG GTCCATGGAAGCGAAAATGCCTTGCTGACTTTGGGATTGTCACTCAATGTGTGGCCCCAACAAGGGTCAATGACCAATATCTGACAAATGTTCTGCTGAAGATCAATGCAAAA CTTGGTGGAATGAACTCACTACTACAAATTGAAATGTCCCCAAGTATACCTCTTGTATCAAAGGTCCCAACTCTCATCTTGGGAATGGATGTGTCCCATGGATCCCCTGGACAGTCTGATATACCGTCCATTGCAGCA GTTGTTGGTTCTCGGGAATGGCCTCTTGTCTCGAAATATAGGGCTTCAGTGCGCTCGCAGTCACCAAAGCTCGAAATGATAGATTCATTGTTCAAGCCACAAGGAACTGATGATGATGGCCTTGTTCG GGAGTGTCTCATTGACTTCTACACCAGTTCTGGAAAAAGGAAACCAGATCAGATCATCATCTTCAG GGATGGTGTTAGTGAGAGCCAGTTTAATCAGGTGCTGAACATTGAATTGGATCAAATAATTGAG GCCTGCAAGTTCTTGGATGAAAATTGGAACCCCAAGTTCACGCTGATTGTTGCCCAGAAAAATCACCACACCAAATTCTTCATACCTGGATCTCCTGACAATGTCCCTCCAG GCACTGTTGTAGATAATGCAGTCTGCCATCCAAGGAATTATGACTTCTACATGTGCGCTCATGCTGGAATGATT GGGACTACAAGGCCAACACACTACCATATCCTGCATGATGAGATACACTTTGCTGCGGATGACCTGCAGGATCTTGTGCACTCGCTCTCATATGTGTACCAAAGGAGCACGACAGCCATATCAGTTG TTTCTCCAATCTGCTATGCACATCT